One region of Gossypium raimondii isolate GPD5lz chromosome 6, ASM2569854v1, whole genome shotgun sequence genomic DNA includes:
- the LOC105773476 gene encoding ribulose bisphosphate carboxylase/oxygenase activase 2, chloroplastic, with protein MAAAISTVAAAAAANRALGVSVPTSAFMGKKVSSRFNSTRQVPSGSFKVMAAEKEIDEETQTEKDRWKGLAYDISDDQQDITRGKGMVDSLFQAPMNDGTHYAVMSSYEYLSQGLKTYNLDNNMDGFYIAPAFMDKLVVHITKNFMSLPNIKVPLILGIWGGKGQGKSFQCELVFAKMGINPIMMSAGELESGNAGEPAKLIRQRYREAADIIKKGKMCALFINDLDAGAGRMGGTTQYTVNNQMVNATLMNIADNPTNVQLPGMYNKEENPRVPIIVTGNDFSTLYAPLIRDGRMEKFYWAPTRDDRVGVCKGIFRTDGIPDEDIVKLVDTFPGQSIDFFGALRARVYDDEVRKWISDVGVAGVGKKLVNSRDGPPTFEQPKMTIEKLLEYGNMLVAEQENVKRVQLADKYLSEAALGEANEDSINRGTFYGKAAQQVGVPVPEGCTDPNADNFDPTARSDDGTCTYQF; from the exons ATGGCTGCAGCCATCTCCACCGTCGCTGCCGCTGCCGCCGCCAACCGAGCTCTGGGAGTGTCAGTCCCAACCTCAGCTTTCATGGGGAAGAAAGTGAGCTCAAGATTCAACAGCACCAGGCAGGTTCCTTCGGGAAGTTTTAAGGTGATGGCGGCGGAGAAAGAGATAGACGAAGAGACACAGACCGAAAAGGACCGATGGAAAGGGTTGGCTTACGATATTTCGGACGACCAACAAGACATTACTCGAGGGAAAGGGATGGTGGATTCCTTGTTCCAAGCTCCCATGAATGATGGAACTCACTATGCCGTCATGAGTTCCTATGAATACCTCAGCCAAGGTCTTAAAAC gtaCAATTTGGACAACAACATGGATGGTTTCTACATTGCTCCTGCATTCATGGACAAGCTTGTTGTTCACATCACCAAGAACTTCATGTCCCTCCCTAACATTAAGGTTCCTCTAATCTTGGGTATTTGGGGAGGCAAAGGTCAAGGAAAATCTTTCCAATGTGAGCTTGTGTTTGCCAAGATGGGTATCAA CCCCATCATGATGAGTGCCGGAGAACTGGAAAGTGGAAACGCCGGTGAACCAGCCAAGTTGATCAGGCAAAGGTACCGCGAAGCTGCCGACATAATCAAAAAGGGCAAAATGTGCGCCCTCTTCATTAACGATCTCGATGCTGGTGCCGGTCGTATGGGAGGAACCACCCAATACACCGTCAACAACCAGATGGTTAATGCTACCCTCATGAACATCGCCGATAACCCCACCAACGTCCAGCTCCCCGGTATGTACAACAAGGAAGAGAACCCCCGTGTCCCCATTATCGTCACTGGTAACGATTTCTCCACACTGTATGCTCCTCTCATCCGTGACGGTCGTATGGAGAAATTTTACTGGGCACCAACTAGGGACGACCGTGTCGGTGTTTGCAAAGGTATTTTCAGGACCGACGGCATCCCAGATGAAGACATTGTTAAGCTCGTCGACACCTTCCCCGGCCAATCCATCG ATTTCTTCGGTGCCTTGAGGGCTCGGGTTTACGATGACGAAGTGAGGAAATGGATCAGTGATGTCGGAGTTGCAGGCGTAGGGAAGAAGTTAGTGAACTCAAGGGACGGACCTCCAACATTTGAGCAACCGAAAATGACCATTGAAAAGCTATTGGAATATGGAAACATGCTTGTTGCTGAGCAAGAGAATGTTAAGAGAGTCCAATTGGCTGACAAATACTTGAGTGAAGCTGCCCTTGGTGAAGCTAATGAAGATTCTATCAACAGAGGAACTTTCTATG GCAAAGCAGCACAACAAGTTGGGGTTCCAGTTCCCGAAGGATGCACTGATCCAAATGCTGATAACTTTGATCCAACGGCTAGAAGTGATGATGGAACTTGCACTTACCAATTTTAA